The Archocentrus centrarchus isolate MPI-CPG fArcCen1 chromosome 12, fArcCen1, whole genome shotgun sequence nucleotide sequence gtgtgtgtgtgtgtgtgtgcgtgctatTACTGCTGGACTGTTACCGCTCTACACTGTCACTTTGTTATAGCTTTCGTTAATGActctgaaatatatatatatatttttttttgttacaaatGACGTTTCAGTTTGAGCTGCAACAAAAACCAGAATACTGAATGTATTTCTGGTGACATGCTCTAAGTGAAGTGCGCTTTAACAAACAGGAGGCATTCTTTTctgtaatatgtgtgtgtgtgtgtgtgtgtgtgtgtgtgtgtgtgtgtaatgctgCTTTGTTTTGAACAACAGCAGGGAAGCAGGTGGAAGCTTGTGACTGAACAAGGAAAGGTTTTATGTTTCAAAGGGACAGATTTCAGTATCCTTGTGGCCAGAAACTCCTCTTCCTTTTCAGGTTATATCCCAGCTCTAATTAGAATAGAATAATTTGGGGTAAATTATGAGGAGCCATGTTTACAGATATTCATGGTATTGCAGTAAGTTTAATGCTTAAACATCTATGTACAATGTGAGGAAAAATAGTTCAATATTGCCTGTCAACACTTTtctgggcattttttttttttttatagagataACTGATGCCAATAAATTTGATATTAATTTAAATGAGTTGGACAAGCTCAGTTTGTGGAAATAGggacttttttttattggtgtTAGTATTGTACACATTACCCATCTTAAAGTGCTACAGTAGACGTCCAGTGTTCACTGTAGGTTGGCATTATGGCACAGAAATGACATTTTTCACACTCCGCACACAagataaatacatataaatCTACCACATGGATTTCCAGGAAATTATTTAAGACATACAATCATGATTTCATTATTCAGGAGTCATTTGACTATAAATGTGTAGTGGAGGTCCAGTcacatgtaaaaagaaaaaaaagacaccaacaACTGGGTCATTATTATCCAAAGAGTGTCCAACAACACAACGTTTCACAAAAGCTACAAGTCACTGAAGCGTGTTagattttgaagttttacataaaaataatttccaggaaagacaaagacaaaatttTGTGTTTCATGTCATATTGCACAGTTAGTTTTGTAGCTCTACGTCTGTTAAATCACTACTTGACTGTAAAGTGAAAGACACTTTGCATCCCTTTACATGATGGTGGCTACGCTTCCAGTCACCACAACTTAACTGGCCCTCGATTATATTTGTGATTTAAACATTACATGTACTGTGACAGCGTTAGTGTTAGAGACAGTGTTTACACAACACAAATGAATATGATCTTCAAGGTCACGCAAAAACCATGTGTGGGAATCTACTTGCACATACAGCTTGTgtcagctcaagacttttgtggggtttttttttcccccctttgggTAGAGAATTAGATTCAGCTTAGATTTCTCTGTTGTCATCTAAGTCGGTCGTGTGTTTGAGATGATGACAAATCAAACCCTTAATTTCAAAAAGCTGAGattccccccctttttttttaatgtgggagGATCTGTTGAGGGACGAGAAAATGCAAGTTAAGGTAGCATAAAACTAAGCACCTTAATTGCACTGTTAAACTCTGCAACTAATAGTCTGTCGTGGTGCAAATTTCTATCTTTGTCACCTCACAGTACTGAGCTGCTCCTCCAGCAGAGCTCACTAGCACCAATGTCAACACTACAGTACTTCTCACAGACGTCTCAGGCTTCATGAAAGATGTCCACATCACAGCCAGAGTCTGTTTGTAAGTCTCAAATTATTCCCACCCTAACGTCTCACTGTGGGCTCCACCAGAATGCACAAACACCCTCTTCAgtccctccaaaaaaaaaaaaaaaaaaaaaaaaaatcacccacaGCAAGCTCCTCTTGGCAGCtcaaaataaacagaagaaacacCACATCACTGGAGATAAAAACGAGAAGGGCACCTCCCTGTTCGCAGGCCATGATCCATCAATCTGCACAGTTCAACCCTGTGCTTTACGAGCCAGAAATGCTCCCCTGCATCTGGCACACTAACCCTTAGTCAAGTTTCAGTTCATCAGAGTGCAAGAGTCATTCAGAATATATTGTATAttcactaaaacaaacaaaaagaatgaTGACCTGCTTATTTCTAATTCCAGTTCATCCTGCATGTTAATTTAACTGATtgcttctttaaaaaagaaaatacaaggtAAGCACAAGGTATCAAGCTCTGTCATTTCTGAAAATATTCCTCTATGCCTCAACATATCCAAACTGTTTCACATAATTTTACAGCAGAAAGTTTCTTAGTGGACAAAGGTCAAGGGATAATATAGTGTTTACGCTTTAAAATGTGCTGATTCTTTTAGAGTCCAGGCGTCCTttctcacaaaaacaaaagaatggaTTATTGTTATATGCTGTGAATGAGGTTCAGTGTTTCCTGTCATGTTATGTTGCTCATGAAGCACACCTAAAATGGTGCGGGCAAAAAAGGATCCATGTGTAGTGATGATCCCTCCAATTCGGCGCCGCGGCTCTACCTCGGCTGGAGATCTGGGTAGTAAACTCCGTGTACCACACCTTCGATCACAACGTTAGAAAATGTATCtaaaaagtgaagaagaaaggAATTATAGGTAAAATAAAGAACGGGTGCAGTGTATTTTAAAAGGAGGAGAAACGGGTCTTTTAAGATGTGAAGTGCAAGCATCCTGAACGCACCGTGTGCAGCCGGCAGCAGGTAGGGGTCTCTCAGAAACAGCATGACTGGCTGATGTGAAAGTTTACTAAAAGAGAGCAAAAAGGAGAAATGAGGAGGTCTGTGGGCTGCATAGAAATGAAGAAAGAGGTTGTGGCACTGACATGCTGGGTGAAGTTCAAGTGTAGAGCAAACAGTGAATGATGCTTTAACTGGTTAAAgtgcacaacaaaaacatgaccTTTAAAAAATGGGTAACAAATGACTCACCTTGATTCCAGTGATTCTGTATCAAATGACctttaagaagaaaaataaaagttatgcCACACATTTCTCCATGACCCTGGGAACAAGCACAAATGCCACAAACtggtcttttattttaaagtaaacCAGCAGTTTCAGCTCACCCGCAGCTTTCTGTTTTTGGCACTGAAGGAAAATGGCGGATGTTCAGGAAATCCAGGAATATCTTTGGAAGAACTTCATTTTCCATAATTATAGtctaacaaaacaaaaggaaatttCAGTGTGTACACATTGCAGCGGTCCTGAAACGAGGTGCTCCAAGTGAGAGTTTGAATCCATTTAACCTCTTTACATCTGTATTTTAGCCCTTCATCTGAGACAAAACAGCCGTAACAGGTGGAGTGAATGAGAGTCCGTACCTGCAGGTAGAGCTCCAGGccttgtctcctctgctccagGACTTTGGGAACCCAGTTTCTAACATGCTTTGaagggatctcaggtggctttATGGTCTTCTTTAGCTGGAAggatttaaaaatgttacacaAATATGTACAGTTGTTTCAAAAGGTATTTGCACAGTTAAACTGTCAGCAAACTATTTTGCCCAGAAGAAAACCCAACTCTTAGTCTGACCTCAGTCCCACAAAGTGCCTCTGTGATGCAGTGTAGAGAAAATTCAACTCTCGTATTCAATAAAACTAGTGGGCCTAAGTAGGCCCACTGTAAGACACTGTAATTGGGATTTTAatacccccaccaccaccaccacccaaaaaaatgtatatttgtgGAAGATTTTGCTCATTAAGTGTGCtgataaaatcattttttaaacaaaagcagttaagttgtgtgtttatacatttatttcacacat carries:
- the snx24 gene encoding sorting nexin-24, producing the protein MCVCVCVRQRLKIKHYLPENHALFQVKMHPVRVWIPSFRFENSSMERGYTVFKIDVLMNGRQHTVEKRYSEFHALHKMLKKTIKPPEIPSKHVRNWVPKVLEQRRQGLELYLQTIIMENEVLPKIFLDFLNIRHFPSVPKTESCGSFDTESLESSKLSHQPVMLFLRDPYLLPAAHDTFSNVVIEGVVHGVYYPDLQPR